From Acidothermus cellulolyticus 11B, a single genomic window includes:
- a CDS encoding methyl-accepting chemotaxis protein produces the protein MAEAAQTRVRDWLAAVVSPRSRRDARALQGYLRRIASGDLVSSPPVMRTRWAHEILTGIDELRGQWSAHLNTDRRIVRGLATEWRRMNDVAWEMMSASENTVRDVADAAASATELSERITVIAHGVEETAATIRSIADHASQTSTVSSHGAKKAEIARECFETLRAATQRVEDIVKLIVRIASQTQLLALNASIEAARAGELGRGFAVVAGEVKQLAEATGRATDDVIATMRDIETGSAAAADAVRDVTVTIDQVDAGQAAIAAAVVQQTATTSSIGDSASAAAERATVLAEHVKALTHAVRLSAYAGAQARTVAAEVAHAEQALNDALARWTFAEMPDDDVGEPAAGLDPDSGVTKENGVITIQNYAIGEGLHRFSYRGRWGHATANIEAEGTNSHSSMPGDTATLRFSGRQIRFYGVLAPNHGLASVRVDDQPETIIDQYAEQRVHGALQWESPLLPPGEHTFTLTVLGEANPKSRYVWVNIDRVEVVE, from the coding sequence ATGGCGGAAGCTGCGCAGACCCGAGTCCGCGATTGGCTGGCGGCCGTGGTCTCGCCGCGGAGCCGGCGGGACGCGCGCGCTCTCCAGGGTTACCTGCGACGAATCGCCTCCGGTGACCTCGTATCGTCGCCGCCCGTAATGCGTACCCGGTGGGCGCACGAGATCTTGACCGGTATCGACGAACTTCGTGGCCAGTGGTCTGCGCACCTCAACACGGACCGGCGGATCGTCCGCGGGCTGGCCACCGAATGGCGGCGGATGAACGACGTGGCCTGGGAGATGATGTCGGCGTCCGAAAATACCGTCCGTGACGTGGCGGACGCCGCAGCGTCAGCAACCGAGCTCTCCGAACGGATTACGGTCATCGCACACGGAGTGGAAGAAACCGCGGCAACAATTCGGAGCATCGCCGACCACGCATCGCAAACGTCGACGGTCTCCTCGCACGGCGCCAAGAAGGCGGAAATCGCCCGAGAATGCTTTGAAACCCTGCGTGCCGCCACGCAACGGGTGGAAGACATTGTCAAACTGATCGTCCGCATCGCGTCCCAGACGCAATTGCTCGCCCTCAACGCGTCGATTGAAGCGGCGCGAGCCGGTGAGCTGGGGCGCGGCTTCGCGGTCGTCGCCGGCGAAGTGAAGCAGTTGGCCGAGGCAACCGGGCGGGCCACCGACGATGTGATCGCTACCATGCGGGACATCGAAACCGGCTCGGCAGCCGCCGCGGACGCGGTCCGAGACGTCACCGTCACGATTGATCAGGTGGACGCCGGACAGGCGGCCATCGCCGCGGCGGTCGTCCAGCAGACGGCGACAACAAGTTCGATCGGGGACAGCGCGTCGGCCGCAGCCGAACGCGCGACCGTTCTCGCCGAGCACGTCAAGGCGCTCACGCACGCGGTCCGGCTCTCCGCTTACGCCGGTGCTCAGGCCCGCACGGTCGCCGCGGAAGTGGCGCACGCCGAGCAGGCACTGAACGACGCATTGGCGCGGTGGACCTTCGCCGAGATGCCCGACGATGACGTCGGGGAACCCGCGGCCGGCTTGGACCCGGATTCCGGTGTCACGAAAGAGAACGGCGTCATCACCATCCAGAATTATGCGATCGGCGAAGGCTTGCATCGCTTTTCATACCGCGGGCGATGGGGACACGCGACAGCGAATATCGAGGCGGAAGGCACGAATTCCCATTCGAGCATGCCCGGCGACACGGCGACCCTGCGCTTTTCGGGACGGCAAATCCGGTTCTACGGCGTCCTCGCACCGAACCACGGTCTGGCCAGCGTCCGCGTCGACGACCAGCCGGAGACGATTATCGATCAGTACGCCGAGCAACGGGTGCACGGGGCCTTGCAGTGGGAGAGTCCGCTGCTGCCGCCGGGTGAGCACACGTTCACGCTCACGGTTCTCGGTGAGGCGAATCCCAAGTCCCGCTACGTCTGGGTCAACATCGACCGGGTCGAGGTCGTCGAATAA
- a CDS encoding CysS/YqeB C-terminal domain-containing protein, protein MVVSTAPGRIALIGSGETTPTMVGVHREIFALTPPGDAVLVDTTFGFQLNADELVARTQHYFAESLGRRVDAVSWRRADAAASTLDRALARISTATWVFAGPGSPSYALRQWRDTPMVGALGSVIRRGGTLVLGSAAAITVGKYAVPVYEVYKAGFDPYWDEGLDLLGTFLDLELAVIPHFDNAEGGTHDTRYCYLGEPRLAALERELPDGSGILGIDEHTAVIIDVAEQTVRVTGNRTMTLRARGRSRIFPAGSCLQVSDVRAWFAGEATVGSGFPEPATGAAPPPTTGAVPVLAGDAPVLSLHEATLRARTRFDAAAADRDAATMVDAILGLEQAIQDWSADTLQSSDRDEARRELRSLIVRLGEFAQAGALDTSDLVAPFVTALLDVRSQARSRGDYQTADDIRDRLIRAGVEVRDTPDGVRWLLPEK, encoded by the coding sequence GTGGTCGTCAGCACCGCACCTGGTCGCATCGCGCTGATCGGATCGGGAGAAACGACGCCGACGATGGTGGGCGTCCACCGCGAGATCTTCGCCCTGACGCCGCCGGGTGACGCGGTGCTGGTGGACACCACGTTCGGATTCCAACTCAACGCGGACGAACTCGTCGCTCGTACGCAACACTATTTCGCGGAGAGCCTCGGCCGCCGTGTCGATGCGGTGTCATGGCGGCGCGCGGACGCCGCCGCGTCGACGTTGGACCGTGCTCTCGCAAGGATCTCTACGGCTACGTGGGTTTTCGCCGGTCCGGGAAGCCCAAGTTACGCCCTGCGCCAGTGGCGCGACACGCCCATGGTCGGTGCGCTCGGCAGCGTCATCCGACGGGGCGGCACGCTCGTGTTGGGCAGCGCGGCTGCCATAACCGTCGGAAAGTACGCAGTTCCGGTTTACGAGGTGTACAAGGCGGGTTTCGATCCTTATTGGGACGAGGGTCTCGACCTGCTGGGTACATTCCTCGACCTTGAGCTTGCCGTCATTCCGCATTTTGACAACGCCGAAGGGGGCACGCACGACACCCGCTACTGCTATCTCGGCGAACCGCGGTTGGCCGCGCTCGAACGGGAACTGCCGGATGGGTCGGGGATTCTGGGCATTGACGAACACACCGCCGTCATCATCGACGTGGCCGAGCAGACTGTACGCGTGACCGGTAACCGGACGATGACCCTTCGAGCGCGCGGTCGGTCGCGGATTTTCCCGGCCGGTTCGTGCCTGCAGGTAAGCGACGTGCGAGCGTGGTTCGCAGGCGAGGCGACGGTCGGGTCGGGCTTCCCCGAACCGGCAACCGGGGCAGCACCGCCGCCGACAACCGGCGCGGTGCCGGTCTTAGCAGGTGACGCGCCCGTGCTGTCCCTGCACGAGGCGACCCTCCGCGCACGGACCCGCTTCGACGCCGCCGCAGCGGACCGTGACGCAGCAACGATGGTCGACGCGATCCTTGGTCTGGAACAGGCCATTCAGGACTGGAGTGCGGACACTTTACAGAGCAGCGACCGTGACGAAGCACGGCGCGAACTCCGGTCGCTCATCGTCCGGCTCGGCGAATTCGCCCAAGCAGGGGCACTCGACACGTCCGACCTGGTCGCCCCATTCGTCACCGCGCTCCTCGACGTCCGGTCACAGGCACGCAGCCGCGGTGATTACCAAACGGCAGACGACATTCGTGACCGGCTCATCCGGGCCGGTGTCGAAGTGCGGGACACACCGGACGGCGTCCGGTGGCTTCTCCCGGAAAAATAG
- a CDS encoding phosphoadenylyl-sulfate reductase produces MGRVFDDLEIGEIAVQLDDQEPQDVIAWALEELGDRIAVVTALQIDGMVVLDMAAKLRPDVRVITVDTGRLPQETYAFIDEVRERYPQTRWEILFPDATEVSEMVSAQGMDLFRRSVSQRMFCCQVRKVRPLVKKLRDLDGWFTGLRRDQWASRAAIKKVELDHDHGGIVKVNALADWTNDEVWEYARSNDVPIHPLYEQGYTSIGCAPCTRPIQPGEDDRAGRWWWEQGAPKECGIHCPIETGTFEHEAKELIVT; encoded by the coding sequence ATGGGACGCGTCTTTGACGACTTGGAAATCGGTGAGATCGCGGTTCAACTCGACGATCAGGAACCGCAGGACGTTATCGCCTGGGCGTTGGAAGAACTCGGCGATCGCATCGCCGTGGTGACCGCGCTGCAGATCGACGGCATGGTCGTCCTTGACATGGCGGCGAAACTCCGTCCCGACGTCCGGGTCATCACCGTCGACACCGGCCGTCTGCCGCAGGAGACGTACGCCTTCATTGACGAGGTGCGGGAGCGGTATCCGCAGACACGGTGGGAAATTCTGTTTCCCGACGCAACCGAAGTCAGCGAGATGGTGAGCGCTCAGGGCATGGATCTCTTTCGGCGGAGCGTATCGCAGCGGATGTTCTGCTGCCAGGTCCGCAAGGTGCGCCCGCTGGTTAAGAAATTGCGCGACTTGGACGGCTGGTTCACCGGTCTGCGCCGTGACCAGTGGGCGTCTCGGGCCGCCATCAAGAAAGTGGAACTCGACCACGACCACGGCGGGATCGTCAAAGTCAACGCACTTGCCGACTGGACCAATGACGAGGTCTGGGAGTACGCCCGGAGCAACGACGTCCCGATTCACCCCCTCTACGAGCAGGGGTACACGAGCATCGGGTGTGCCCCGTGCACCCGTCCTATTCAGCCCGGTGAAGACGACCGCGCCGGGCGCTGGTGGTGGGAGCAGGGCGCTCCGAAGGAATGCGGCATTCACTGCCCGATCGAGACCGGCACGTTCGAACACGAGGCCAAGGAACTCATCGTTACATGA
- a CDS encoding MoaD/ThiS family protein, with amino-acid sequence MTLTAPSRQLRPAPDWDLVYKRNFIERLKRDRPGLAVRDELPELIERGYEEISEEEIVRLYWWGLAHDKPKIGTFMVRIKVPAGRVTPAQLRALGDISAAFGRGEAELTTRQGIQLHWVPMAQLPDVMAAIEAAGLTTAGAEGDTVRNITSCPVAGLQDGELFDVWPIVKEAAAFFSGNPEYSNLPRKLKYTISACPAQCNGPDFHDVALVATEQDGELGFGLRVGGGMSNTPRLSRDLGVFVPRDDAIAVLRAVTDAWQRDLRYRLSRAKARIKFMVDDYGPEGMRAKVEEVLGRRLPDGRAPEPVGEADHLGVHPQRNPELVYVGVPVPSGRITAHHLHAIADLADQLGGDVRFTRQQNFILGNVPRDRLDDVRDALAAMDFPLDRSRAYGRSVACTSHKFCNYSVAETKGKLDAILDHLAATFGAQEIDGLTIHMDGCPHACAQHWIGEIGLQGTSTSVEGSDERIEAYDVTIGGGLGRRAAIGRRLLRRVPTTEIEHVLARLVGAWLEERRRRGAADFTFGDFTATRTDEELQRIAGGERESESATGVVVTVPGPLLAMIGGADRYEVSARTVREALEAVSRRHPAFGAAVLPNGDVAEAYLVTVGDDDIRTLDGLDTPVAPGTEISLVMAMSGG; translated from the coding sequence GTGACTCTTACCGCCCCGTCCCGCCAGCTCCGGCCAGCGCCGGACTGGGACCTTGTATACAAGCGAAACTTCATCGAACGGCTCAAACGCGATCGTCCCGGGCTTGCGGTTCGAGACGAGCTTCCCGAGCTGATCGAGCGTGGGTACGAGGAAATCTCCGAGGAGGAGATCGTCCGGCTGTACTGGTGGGGCCTGGCCCATGACAAGCCGAAGATCGGCACATTCATGGTGCGGATCAAGGTTCCGGCTGGTCGCGTGACCCCGGCCCAGCTCCGGGCGCTGGGTGACATCAGTGCCGCTTTCGGCCGCGGCGAGGCGGAATTGACGACCCGCCAGGGCATCCAGCTGCACTGGGTTCCCATGGCGCAGCTTCCCGACGTGATGGCGGCGATCGAGGCCGCCGGGCTCACGACGGCCGGGGCCGAGGGCGACACCGTCCGGAACATCACCAGCTGCCCAGTCGCGGGGTTGCAGGACGGGGAGCTCTTTGACGTATGGCCCATCGTCAAGGAGGCCGCTGCCTTCTTCTCGGGCAACCCGGAGTACTCGAATCTGCCGCGCAAGCTGAAGTACACGATTTCGGCCTGCCCGGCTCAGTGCAACGGACCGGATTTCCACGACGTCGCTCTCGTCGCGACTGAGCAGGACGGCGAACTGGGCTTCGGTCTTCGGGTCGGCGGCGGGATGTCGAACACCCCGCGGCTCTCGCGCGACCTCGGCGTTTTTGTTCCCCGGGACGATGCAATCGCCGTGCTGCGTGCGGTGACCGATGCCTGGCAGCGTGATCTGCGGTACCGGCTTTCCCGAGCCAAGGCGCGCATCAAATTCATGGTCGACGATTACGGGCCGGAAGGCATGCGCGCCAAAGTCGAGGAGGTGCTGGGCCGCCGACTCCCCGACGGCCGGGCGCCCGAACCCGTCGGTGAGGCCGACCATCTCGGCGTGCATCCGCAGCGCAATCCCGAGCTGGTGTACGTCGGCGTTCCGGTGCCGTCCGGGCGGATTACCGCGCACCACCTGCACGCGATCGCCGACCTTGCGGACCAGCTCGGCGGCGACGTGCGGTTCACCCGGCAGCAGAACTTCATCCTCGGCAATGTGCCGCGGGATCGATTGGACGACGTCCGCGACGCGCTCGCGGCCATGGATTTTCCGCTCGACCGAAGCCGGGCGTACGGTCGATCGGTCGCGTGCACCAGCCACAAGTTCTGCAATTACTCGGTTGCTGAGACGAAAGGAAAACTCGACGCGATTCTCGACCATCTCGCCGCCACCTTCGGCGCGCAGGAAATCGACGGACTCACCATTCACATGGACGGCTGCCCGCACGCCTGCGCCCAGCACTGGATCGGTGAAATCGGTCTGCAAGGTACGTCGACCTCCGTCGAGGGTTCCGACGAGCGCATTGAGGCGTATGACGTCACCATCGGAGGCGGTCTCGGACGGCGGGCGGCGATCGGACGGCGTCTGCTGCGACGCGTCCCGACGACTGAGATCGAGCATGTTCTGGCCCGGCTTGTCGGCGCGTGGCTCGAGGAGCGACGACGCCGCGGCGCCGCCGATTTCACCTTCGGCGATTTCACAGCGACCCGGACCGACGAGGAATTGCAGCGGATCGCCGGCGGCGAGCGGGAATCCGAATCCGCGACTGGCGTTGTTGTTACCGTGCCCGGTCCGTTGCTCGCGATGATCGGTGGTGCGGATCGGTACGAGGTGTCGGCTCGAACGGTCCGCGAGGCGCTGGAGGCCGTCAGCCGGCGGCATCCGGCGTTCGGTGCCGCCGTCCTGCCGAACGGCGACGTTGCCGAGGCGTATCTCGTCACGGTCGGAGATGACGACATCCGCACCCTTGACGGTTTGGATACTCCGGTGGCTCCGGGTACCGAAATTTCCCTCGTCATGGCCATGTCAGGAGGCTGA
- the mctP gene encoding monocarboxylate uptake permease MctP: MKVPFNGTEFALVVVLFVFVAVLGFLAARWQRGETLAHIDEWGLGGRRFGTWVTWFLVGGDLYTAYTFVAVPALVFGSGALGFFAVPYTIVVYPIVMFAAARMWSVARRHGFVTAADFVRGRHGSHALAVATALTGIVATMPYIALQLAGIRAVIEAAGINGDWPLWIAFAVLAAYTYSSGLRAPALIAFVKDILIYAAVLAAVIWIPYKLHGYDHIFSAANAHFAAAKSGGITLKDTQYLAYSTLAFGSALALFLYPHSVTGVLAAKSRDTVKKNMSLLPAYSLMLGFLALLGYMAIAAGVKPALGAGGKADTNTIVPMLFHAEFPAWIAGLAFGAIAIGALVPAAIMSIAAANTFTRDIYRPYFRPTASPAEEALVSKIVSLVVKLGALLVILFLNVSFALDFQLIGGIIIIQILPAVVFGLYTRWFHRWALMAGWVVGMVSSLWMLWLTPKAGGHGHFGGSQWAFTHWGIHTKVTMWIGLITLVFNIVVAVVLTPVLSKAPRGLDATRDEDYLVADASEVRVPA, translated from the coding sequence ATGAAGGTTCCGTTCAACGGCACCGAGTTTGCCCTCGTCGTTGTTCTCTTTGTGTTCGTCGCGGTACTCGGTTTTCTCGCGGCGCGTTGGCAGCGTGGCGAAACGCTTGCGCATATCGATGAATGGGGCTTGGGCGGCCGCCGTTTCGGCACGTGGGTCACGTGGTTCCTCGTCGGCGGTGACCTCTACACCGCGTACACGTTCGTGGCCGTTCCCGCCCTGGTCTTCGGATCTGGCGCGCTTGGATTTTTTGCCGTGCCGTATACCATTGTGGTCTATCCGATCGTCATGTTCGCAGCCGCCCGCATGTGGTCGGTGGCCCGGCGGCATGGTTTTGTTACCGCTGCAGATTTCGTCCGGGGCCGGCACGGTTCCCACGCGCTCGCCGTCGCGACCGCGCTCACCGGCATCGTGGCAACCATGCCATACATCGCCTTGCAGCTGGCCGGCATCAGAGCGGTGATCGAGGCGGCAGGCATCAACGGCGATTGGCCGTTATGGATTGCGTTCGCCGTGCTCGCTGCGTACACGTATTCGTCAGGATTGCGTGCACCGGCGCTGATTGCATTCGTGAAAGACATCCTGATTTACGCCGCGGTGCTCGCGGCCGTCATCTGGATTCCGTACAAACTCCACGGGTACGACCACATCTTCTCGGCGGCGAATGCGCATTTCGCGGCGGCCAAATCCGGCGGCATTACGCTCAAGGACACGCAGTATCTCGCATACTCCACGCTGGCCTTCGGTTCGGCGCTGGCCCTGTTCCTCTATCCGCACTCGGTCACCGGCGTGCTCGCTGCGAAGAGCCGAGACACGGTCAAGAAGAACATGTCGCTGCTTCCGGCGTACAGTCTGATGCTCGGCTTCCTTGCGCTGCTCGGCTACATGGCGATCGCGGCTGGTGTCAAACCGGCGCTTGGCGCCGGTGGCAAGGCGGATACGAACACGATCGTGCCGATGCTGTTCCACGCGGAATTCCCGGCCTGGATTGCCGGTCTGGCCTTCGGGGCGATCGCCATTGGAGCGCTGGTGCCTGCGGCGATCATGTCGATTGCCGCGGCCAACACCTTCACCCGGGACATCTATCGGCCGTACTTCCGGCCGACCGCCTCCCCGGCTGAAGAGGCGTTGGTCAGCAAGATTGTGTCCTTGGTCGTCAAACTCGGCGCCTTGCTCGTCATCCTCTTCCTGAACGTCAGCTTCGCGCTCGACTTCCAGCTGATCGGCGGGATCATCATTATCCAGATCCTGCCGGCCGTCGTCTTCGGGCTCTACACGCGGTGGTTCCACCGCTGGGCGTTGATGGCCGGCTGGGTCGTCGGCATGGTCTCGTCGCTCTGGATGCTCTGGCTGACACCGAAGGCGGGCGGACACGGGCACTTCGGCGGGTCCCAGTGGGCGTTTACGCATTGGGGCATCCACACGAAGGTGACCATGTGGATCGGGTTGATCACCTTAGTGTTCAACATCGTCGTCGCTGTCGTTCTCACCCCGGTGTTGTCGAAAGCCCCGCGCGGCCTCGACGCCACCCGCGACGAGGACTACCTCGTGGCGGACGCCTCCGAAGTGCGGGTGCCTGCCTGA
- a CDS encoding DUF3311 domain-containing protein, which yields MHRTRRARARRRAVYLLLLLPLIGTLVPPFYNRYSPTIGGMPFFYWYQLAWIPIAMICTWIVYRASRGEKR from the coding sequence CTGCACCGAACGCGCCGGGCTCGCGCGCGTAGGCGAGCCGTTTACCTGCTGCTTCTCCTTCCGCTGATCGGAACACTGGTTCCACCGTTCTATAACCGTTACTCGCCGACCATCGGCGGCATGCCGTTTTTCTACTGGTACCAGCTCGCTTGGATTCCCATCGCCATGATCTGCACCTGGATCGTGTACCGCGCATCGCGAGGTGAGAAGCGATGA
- a CDS encoding RNA polymerase sigma factor: MGGGQEAEDLVTEAFCQLHRHWPRLRDPMAAPGYLRSVVCNLVRMHLRHLQVVRRHAEQRLPDSDSAESQVVLREDQREVMTALRRLPERQRQALVLRYWMDLREHEIAEAMGITTGAVKAHISRGMAALTRYLTASPALPAVPRSSAEVGVLP, from the coding sequence TTGGGCGGCGGTCAGGAAGCGGAAGATCTTGTGACCGAAGCGTTTTGTCAGCTGCACAGACACTGGCCGCGTCTTCGTGATCCGATGGCCGCTCCGGGATATCTCCGATCCGTCGTGTGCAATTTGGTGCGTATGCATCTACGACACCTGCAGGTTGTCCGCCGGCATGCCGAACAGCGGCTGCCTGATAGTGATTCCGCAGAATCACAAGTCGTCCTGCGTGAAGATCAGCGTGAGGTCATGACGGCGCTTCGGCGTCTTCCCGAGCGTCAACGCCAGGCCTTGGTGTTGCGGTACTGGATGGACCTCAGGGAGCACGAGATTGCCGAGGCGATGGGCATTACGACCGGCGCGGTGAAGGCGCACATTTCCCGAGGAATGGCGGCGTTGACGAGATATCTGACAGCATCGCCCGCCCTGCCGGCTGTCCCCCGCTCGAGTGCCGAGGTAGGAGTCCTCCCATGA
- a CDS encoding CapA family protein, with amino-acid sequence MRTAVALPIMTVVLVSACSLGNHATRPPEPPNPAGRGVTSVVPTTAAGSPTGNVASATAPTANSPADDLPTVEIAAVGDLTLGNTPRLPPNAAGYLASVRSALAAPIVFANLEGALTNSAATKCPTPTPSPSPSSSTSPMSAPPRASKPTITRSPSASGTPQTTASPSPRACFAFRMPPDFAASVLKSSGFTVLNSANNHSHDFGPSGVADTSAALKAAGIAQTGLPGQFALVSANGIRVAFIGFAPYDTTNDMRKGAAAQSLITLARAQADIVVVYMHAGAEGTRAAHVTGTEEYYLGEDRGNARAFAHAAIDAGADLVIGSGPHVLRGMEYYRGKLIAYSLGDFAGYYTFATNGTLALSGILHVRLDRAGRLVGGRFISTHLDAAGRPTLDPTGRAAAFINGLSRQDFGVAAAVINPDGTLAMPQRR; translated from the coding sequence GTGCGCACAGCTGTCGCACTCCCCATAATGACGGTGGTGCTCGTCTCCGCGTGCAGTCTCGGCAACCACGCCACCCGTCCGCCGGAACCACCGAACCCGGCAGGGCGGGGCGTCACCAGTGTCGTACCAACGACCGCCGCCGGCTCGCCGACCGGCAACGTCGCGAGCGCGACCGCTCCTACGGCCAACAGCCCGGCAGACGACCTACCGACGGTGGAGATCGCCGCAGTTGGGGATCTCACCCTCGGCAACACACCGCGGTTGCCGCCGAACGCCGCGGGCTATCTGGCGTCGGTCCGCAGCGCCCTCGCCGCGCCGATTGTCTTTGCGAATCTCGAGGGCGCGTTGACGAATTCAGCGGCGACCAAGTGCCCGACGCCGACACCGTCACCGAGCCCGTCGTCGTCCACGTCACCGATGTCGGCGCCTCCACGCGCCAGCAAACCGACGATCACGCGGTCGCCGTCCGCGTCCGGGACTCCGCAGACGACCGCCTCGCCATCCCCGCGGGCGTGCTTTGCATTTCGCATGCCGCCGGATTTCGCTGCGTCCGTATTGAAGTCGAGCGGCTTCACGGTACTGAACAGTGCGAACAACCACTCGCACGACTTCGGGCCCAGCGGGGTCGCCGATACATCGGCCGCTCTGAAAGCCGCGGGCATCGCACAGACCGGCTTGCCGGGTCAGTTTGCTCTCGTGTCGGCCAACGGAATTCGCGTCGCGTTCATCGGCTTCGCCCCCTACGACACCACAAACGACATGCGCAAGGGCGCCGCGGCACAATCACTCATCACGCTGGCGCGCGCCCAAGCGGACATTGTCGTCGTCTACATGCACGCCGGCGCCGAAGGAACACGAGCGGCGCACGTCACCGGAACGGAGGAGTATTACCTCGGCGAGGACCGCGGCAATGCACGGGCATTCGCGCACGCTGCGATCGACGCGGGAGCAGATCTCGTCATCGGGAGCGGCCCGCACGTCCTGCGCGGCATGGAGTACTACCGTGGCAAGTTGATCGCGTACAGTCTCGGTGACTTCGCTGGCTACTACACGTTCGCCACCAACGGAACGCTTGCGCTCTCCGGCATCTTGCACGTCCGGCTCGACCGGGCCGGCCGTCTCGTCGGCGGCCGTTTCATCTCCACGCACCTCGACGCCGCGGGCCGGCCAACCCTCGACCCGACAGGCCGCGCGGCGGCGTTCATCAACGGCTTGTCCAGACAGGACTTCGGCGTTGCCGCAGCGGTGATCAATCCGGACGGCACTCTCGCAATGCCGCAACGGCGTTAA
- a CDS encoding S1 family peptidase has protein sequence MTSAADSGDPAPAATDHPTPADHTPSTGDALPTGEATPAGHTPSVGDAPPSGDATIVLPAHVGPGPEPSLPAHRHGRRWLRAVLAALIVLAFGAAGTGLAWQQSQLAHLRSDVAALRAAQAEQVTALQSSLSAQRQQISALSGQLVAARSALQNTQNQLKSDEERLNIATAQLPPDLTELAARVTPSVVLVSCVSGTTTTSGTAFALALPQASGSQTTLVTAEHVVDGCTDPNSGVLSITAGNRSASAAVRAYDAENDVALLDTSLRIPPLQPASNGPVVGEFVMAVGNALGIVVNNVTSGIISQVYPTYFLDTAPISNGNSGGPVVDRSGNVLGIVDWGYASGTEAPLVENLNASLRLSVLCQKLLTGAVCRSLH, from the coding sequence GTGACGTCGGCCGCCGACAGCGGCGACCCTGCCCCCGCCGCGACCGACCACCCGACTCCCGCCGACCACACGCCGTCCACCGGAGACGCGCTTCCCACCGGAGAGGCGACGCCAGCCGGTCACACGCCGTCCGTCGGAGACGCACCGCCGAGCGGAGACGCGACGATCGTGCTGCCCGCACACGTCGGACCAGGCCCAGAACCGAGCCTTCCCGCGCACCGACATGGGCGGCGGTGGCTGCGGGCGGTTCTCGCGGCGTTGATCGTACTCGCATTCGGCGCCGCCGGCACCGGTCTCGCCTGGCAACAATCACAGCTTGCGCACCTCCGGTCCGACGTTGCGGCGCTGCGCGCCGCGCAGGCCGAACAGGTCACGGCCCTGCAGTCGAGCCTCAGCGCCCAGCGGCAGCAAATTTCCGCATTGAGCGGTCAACTCGTGGCGGCCCGCAGTGCCCTCCAGAACACCCAGAACCAACTCAAATCCGACGAAGAACGGCTGAACATCGCAACGGCTCAGCTGCCGCCGGACTTGACCGAGCTCGCGGCACGCGTGACGCCGTCCGTCGTCCTCGTGAGCTGCGTCTCGGGGACGACGACAACGAGCGGCACAGCGTTCGCACTTGCTCTCCCACAAGCGTCCGGATCGCAGACCACATTGGTGACGGCCGAGCACGTGGTCGACGGCTGCACTGACCCCAATTCCGGTGTCCTCTCCATCACGGCCGGGAATCGGTCCGCATCCGCGGCCGTTCGGGCGTACGACGCGGAGAACGATGTCGCCCTGCTCGACACCAGCCTCCGCATACCGCCGTTGCAGCCGGCAAGCAACGGTCCGGTCGTCGGCGAATTCGTCATGGCAGTCGGAAATGCCCTCGGCATCGTCGTCAACAATGTGACCTCCGGCATAATTTCTCAGGTTTATCCGACCTATTTTCTCGATACAGCGCCGATAAGCAACGGCAATTCCGGTGGCCCGGTCGTCGACCGCTCCGGAAATGTGCTGGGCATCGTCGATTGGGGATACGCGTCCGGCACCGAAGCGCCGTTGGTGGAGAATCTCAACGCCTCGCTGCGCTTGTCGGTGCTCTGCCAGAAATTGCTGACGGGAGCGGTGTGCCGCAGCCTCCACTAG
- a CDS encoding MarR family winged helix-turn-helix transcriptional regulator produces MRRDVVSTPAAGPSREAEIAARLRIVVGRLARAVRQHASGGLTPSETSALASVEAHQPVRLSELAAVENVAPPMMSRVVDRLVRSGLVSRSPDAADARACLLSLTESGRRTLAELRQSRAAALAERIARLAPEQVDAIEAALPALEALAAEPPSAR; encoded by the coding sequence GTGCGCCGGGACGTGGTCTCTACGCCGGCCGCGGGTCCGTCCCGGGAGGCGGAAATCGCCGCCCGGTTGCGGATCGTCGTCGGCCGATTAGCGCGGGCGGTGCGCCAGCACGCTTCCGGCGGGTTGACTCCGTCGGAGACTTCGGCACTGGCGAGTGTTGAGGCGCATCAGCCGGTCCGGTTGAGCGAGCTTGCCGCGGTCGAGAACGTGGCGCCGCCGATGATGAGCAGGGTTGTCGACCGCCTCGTCCGTTCCGGCCTGGTCTCCCGATCGCCTGATGCCGCCGACGCCCGGGCCTGCCTCCTCAGCCTTACCGAGAGCGGACGGCGCACGCTTGCCGAATTGCGGCAGTCGCGGGCCGCGGCCCTTGCGGAACGGATTGCCCGTCTGGCCCCGGAGCAGGTGGACGCGATCGAAGCGGCGCTGCCGGCGCTGGAGGCACTTGCCGCAGAGCCGCCCTCAGCGCGGTAA